One genomic segment of Borrelia miyamotoi includes these proteins:
- a CDS encoding D-alanine--D-alanine ligase: MRKNLMLIFGGVSFEHEVSLRSAYGIYSALVKIDKYNVFSSFIDKYSGVWYLLDSIPDDPALIKRDSSAIISLIPGCGIFVNNRDLKIDVVFPIVHGRTGEDGSIQGLLKMMDIPCVGSGILGSAIASNKYFCKLLLKSFNLPLIPFVGFREYDYLLDKDGIKKDISQNLGYPVIVKPAMLGSSIGISIAYDDTQIEKCIEEAFKYDLTIIAEKFMQVREIECSVIGNDQIRIFSPGEIVIQDFLFYDYDAKYSTIPGNSIIFDIPAHLDTKHLLDIKEYAYLTYRCLELRGMARIDFLIEKDTDLIYINEINTIPGFTDISMFSKMCEHDGLDYESLLDKLITLAFQSYEKKKNNIDFRPL; encoded by the coding sequence ATGAGAAAAAATCTTATGTTAATATTTGGAGGAGTTTCTTTTGAGCATGAAGTTTCTCTTAGATCTGCTTATGGGATTTATTCAGCTCTTGTGAAGATTGATAAGTATAATGTATTTTCAAGTTTTATTGACAAATATTCTGGGGTTTGGTATTTACTGGATTCTATTCCTGATGATCCTGCATTAATTAAAAGAGATAGTTCTGCCATTATTAGTTTAATTCCTGGTTGTGGAATATTTGTTAATAATAGGGATCTTAAAATTGATGTTGTGTTTCCTATTGTGCATGGGAGAACAGGTGAGGATGGGTCTATTCAGGGACTTTTAAAAATGATGGATATTCCTTGTGTTGGTTCTGGTATTTTAGGCAGTGCTATTGCTAGTAATAAGTATTTCTGTAAGCTTTTACTTAAAAGTTTTAATCTTCCCTTAATTCCTTTTGTTGGATTTAGAGAATATGATTATCTTTTAGATAAAGATGGGATAAAAAAAGATATAAGTCAAAATTTGGGATATCCTGTAATTGTAAAACCAGCTATGTTGGGGTCTTCAATTGGGATAAGTATTGCATATGATGATACTCAGATTGAAAAATGCATTGAGGAAGCTTTTAAGTATGATTTAACAATTATAGCAGAGAAGTTTATGCAGGTAAGAGAAATTGAATGTTCTGTTATTGGAAATGATCAGATTAGAATATTTAGTCCTGGTGAAATCGTCATACAAGATTTTTTATTTTATGATTATGATGCTAAATATTCTACTATCCCTGGAAATTCTATTATATTTGATATTCCTGCTCATCTTGATACTAAGCATTTGTTAGACATTAAGGAGTATGCATATCTGACTTATAGATGTTTAGAGCTTAGGGGTATGGCAAGAATTGATTTTTTAATTGAAAAAGATACTGATTTAATTTATATTAATGAGATAAATACAATTCCAGGATTTACAGATATTTCAATGTTTTCTAAGATGTGTGAACATGATGGTCTTGATTATGAATCTTTGCTTGATAAATTGATAACTTTAGCTTTTCAGAGTTATGAAAAGAAAAA
- a CDS encoding UDP-N-acetylmuramoyl-L-alanyl-D-glutamate--2,6-diaminopimelate ligase has translation MNKKTLNNILSRLDKDLVKGIRGSCNVEILGLTYDSRNVLSNFVFFALPGLHFDGQEFIGEAIQRGSNVIVHTTDVDFYYSNVTYIRVDSWNMRRFMSNFSHIFYNEPSKKLKIIGVTGTDGKSSVCFYIYTLLKAMGVKVGFISTVFFEDGSGTLVKNPYRQSTPESTEIHLVLSKMVENNIEYAIIESTSHGLDFRTSRLIDIAYSVAVLTNVTHEHLEFHGTINHYLNAKLSLFSSANDNGGFGIINMDDDNFSLFLNSINRAYTYSLRNQRADFFVSRINEQINFTEFEFYHKNIKYDARINLIGSFNVENVMAALIVVNQIMCVDIADLTDKLINIEGLCGRMQGVDFGQDFSLIIDYAHTPGAFFKIFPIFKRLSKNRLISVFGSAGERDVIKRRLQGEIANRYSDIIILCDEDPRGEDSMQVIKNIAEGISEKTLNKNLFFIPDRRSAIEKAISIACTGDLVVTLGKGHERSIIYKDKSIFWDEEAVIKDIILNMN, from the coding sequence ATGAATAAAAAAACTCTTAATAATATTTTATCTAGGTTAGATAAGGATCTAGTAAAGGGGATTCGAGGGTCTTGCAATGTGGAAATATTGGGACTTACATATGATTCAAGGAATGTTTTATCTAATTTTGTGTTTTTTGCTCTTCCAGGACTTCATTTTGATGGTCAAGAGTTTATTGGTGAAGCAATTCAACGGGGCAGCAATGTTATCGTTCATACTACTGATGTTGATTTCTATTATTCCAATGTAACATACATTAGAGTTGATTCTTGGAATATGAGGAGATTTATGTCAAATTTTTCTCATATTTTTTATAATGAGCCTTCAAAGAAGCTTAAGATTATTGGTGTTACAGGAACCGATGGTAAGAGTTCTGTTTGTTTTTACATCTATACTTTACTAAAGGCTATGGGTGTTAAGGTTGGGTTTATTTCAACGGTATTTTTTGAAGATGGAAGCGGGACTTTGGTTAAAAATCCTTATAGACAGTCAACTCCAGAGTCAACAGAAATTCATTTAGTTCTTAGTAAAATGGTAGAGAATAATATTGAATATGCTATTATTGAATCTACTTCGCATGGGCTTGATTTTAGGACATCAAGACTTATTGATATTGCATATTCTGTTGCTGTTTTAACTAATGTTACCCATGAGCATCTTGAATTTCATGGGACTATTAATCATTATTTGAATGCTAAACTTAGCCTTTTTTCTTCTGCAAATGATAATGGTGGTTTTGGTATTATCAATATGGATGATGATAATTTTTCTCTCTTTTTAAATTCTATTAATAGAGCTTATACATATAGTTTAAGGAATCAAAGAGCTGATTTTTTTGTAAGTAGGATTAATGAACAAATAAATTTTACTGAGTTTGAATTTTATCATAAAAACATTAAATATGATGCTAGAATTAATTTGATTGGTAGCTTTAATGTCGAAAATGTTATGGCGGCTTTAATTGTTGTTAATCAAATTATGTGTGTTGATATTGCAGATCTTACTGATAAGCTTATTAATATTGAGGGTCTTTGTGGACGAATGCAGGGTGTTGATTTTGGACAGGATTTTTCTTTAATTATTGATTATGCACATACACCCGGGGCTTTTTTTAAGATTTTTCCTATTTTTAAAAGATTATCAAAGAATAGATTGATTTCTGTTTTTGGTTCTGCCGGAGAGCGAGATGTTATCAAGAGAAGATTACAGGGAGAAATTGCCAATAGATATTCAGACATCATAATACTTTGTGATGAGGACCCAAGAGGTGAAGATAGTATGCAAGTAATTAAAAACATTGCGGAAGGAATTTCAGAAAAGACTTTAAATAAAAATTTATTTTTCATTCCTGATCGGAGAAGCGCAATTGAAAAGGCAATAAGTATTGCATGTACGGGTGATTTGGTGGTTACTCTTGGTAAGGGGCATGAACGTTCAATAATATATAAAGATAAAAGTATTTTTTGGGATGAAGAAGCTGTTATTAAGGATATTATTTTAAATATGAATTAA
- a CDS encoding hemolysin family protein, producing the protein MLELIIILTSIILSAIFSASETAYTSLSLIQLQDIKKKGRLGTIVYHLAQNPSKLVTTILIGNNIANITASALTTKFVLDKYGHNALALSTGIITIIVLICSEIFPKQIAILNNESIVLSTSILLKILTIILTPIIYAINGIVKGLLSLCKIKASQKMTKDSIKNMLSLAEKLGILENDDRIFMQKMLNIGEVRASEIMTHRTKVFLLSSTSKLKDKIKLIKKEGYSRIPVYKGQNREQIIGILITKDLIEISKKKLEKSIIKFVKPAVFVQQNKRIKDILDVMRQKQKIMAIVIDEYGGFSGILTIEDIVEKIFGEIFDEYDFEEEKQLITKKDEHIYLISGETTFDEIEETVGIKIQHKDYINTIGGYIMDLLDKIPTKGEQVNTEHGEYLIEEIQNHKIKKITFKKLEKE; encoded by the coding sequence ATGTTAGAATTAATAATTATATTAACATCCATAATTCTCTCAGCAATTTTCTCAGCATCAGAAACAGCTTACACGTCATTAAGTTTGATTCAACTTCAAGATATAAAGAAAAAAGGTAGACTAGGAACAATTGTATATCACTTAGCTCAAAATCCATCAAAACTTGTAACAACAATTCTAATCGGAAATAATATTGCAAATATAACAGCAAGTGCCCTTACAACAAAATTTGTTCTCGACAAATATGGACACAATGCACTTGCTTTATCGACTGGAATCATAACAATAATAGTTCTTATATGCTCAGAAATATTTCCTAAACAAATTGCTATTCTAAATAATGAGAGTATAGTTTTATCAACTTCAATTTTACTCAAGATATTAACAATTATATTAACACCAATAATATACGCAATTAATGGAATAGTTAAAGGTTTACTAAGCCTATGCAAAATAAAAGCAAGTCAAAAAATGACTAAAGATAGCATAAAAAACATGTTATCTTTAGCAGAAAAACTAGGAATTTTAGAAAATGATGACAGAATATTCATGCAGAAAATGCTAAACATAGGAGAAGTCAGAGCATCTGAAATTATGACACATCGTACAAAAGTATTCTTACTATCAAGCACATCAAAATTAAAAGATAAAATTAAATTAATTAAAAAAGAAGGATATTCCAGAATTCCTGTATATAAAGGTCAAAATAGAGAACAAATAATAGGAATTTTAATAACTAAAGACTTAATTGAAATCAGTAAAAAAAAACTTGAAAAAAGTATCATTAAATTTGTCAAACCTGCTGTTTTTGTACAACAAAACAAAAGAATAAAAGATATACTAGATGTAATGCGACAAAAACAAAAAATAATGGCCATTGTTATCGATGAATATGGAGGCTTTTCAGGAATACTTACAATAGAAGATATAGTAGAAAAAATCTTTGGAGAAATATTTGATGAATATGATTTCGAAGAAGAAAAACAACTCATTACTAAAAAAGATGAACATATTTATCTAATATCTGGCGAGACTACATTTGATGAAATTGAAGAAACAGTTGGAATAAAAATTCAACACAAAGACTACATAAACACAATTGGAGGCTATATCATGGATTTACTTGATAAAATACCCACAAAAGGAGAGCAAGTTAATACAGAACATGGAGAATATTTAATAGAAGAAATCCAGAATCATAAAATAAAAAAAATAACATTCAAAAAACTTGAAAAGGAATGA
- the hflK gene encoding FtsH protease activity modulator HflK has product MLNNITKFLNKTYDYMITLIVLVIILIIAISNIFIVGPSEEAIVLRLGKLNRTLESGIYIKIPLIEDKVIVPVKIVQEVKFGFNTNNKTATYSGEDEGIIITGDLNIINVEWLVQYKISDPYSFMFKVEHPEETIKDIAKSSMNKLIGDNTIFEIINDNRVGVTEGVKISMNEIIKKYNLGIDIVQVQIRNAMPPKGKVYEAFEDVNIAIQDKNKFINEGKKKFNQVIPKIRGEALKLIEEAQGYKVNRINNALAETAIFNAILSSYTKAPEITIERIYNEAMREILENKDNIEIIDKNLNNFLPFKEVK; this is encoded by the coding sequence ATGCTAAACAATATCACAAAATTTCTTAATAAAACATATGATTATATGATCACACTAATTGTACTAGTAATAATATTAATAATAGCCATTTCAAATATTTTTATAGTTGGACCATCTGAGGAAGCAATTGTTCTTCGTCTTGGTAAGTTAAATAGAACACTTGAATCAGGCATATATATAAAAATTCCATTAATTGAAGACAAGGTTATTGTACCAGTAAAGATAGTACAAGAAGTTAAATTTGGCTTTAATACAAACAATAAAACAGCAACTTATTCAGGCGAGGATGAAGGAATAATTATTACCGGTGATTTAAATATAATCAATGTTGAATGGTTAGTACAATATAAAATTAGTGACCCATATTCTTTCATGTTTAAGGTAGAACACCCAGAAGAAACCATAAAAGACATTGCAAAATCATCAATGAATAAATTAATTGGTGACAATACTATTTTTGAGATAATTAATGACAACAGAGTTGGTGTCACAGAAGGGGTAAAAATTTCTATGAATGAAATTATAAAGAAATATAACTTAGGAATTGATATTGTTCAAGTACAAATCAGAAATGCTATGCCCCCCAAAGGAAAAGTTTACGAAGCGTTTGAAGATGTTAACATTGCAATCCAAGACAAAAATAAATTCATTAATGAGGGAAAGAAAAAATTTAATCAAGTTATCCCAAAAATTAGAGGGGAAGCACTTAAACTGATAGAAGAAGCTCAAGGATACAAAGTAAACAGAATAAATAATGCATTAGCTGAAACTGCTATCTTTAATGCGATCCTTAGCTCGTACACCAAAGCGCCAGAAATTACAATAGAGAGAATCTATAACGAAGCAATGAGGGAAATTCTAGAAAATAAAGATAATATTGAAATAATTGACAAAAATTTAAACAATTTCCTGCCATTTAAGGAGGTCAAATAA
- the hflC gene encoding protease modulator HflC, whose protein sequence is MKHILKFLFSITKILASVLILVLTLLAIVQPIYILKENEISITTRLGRIERTENTAGLKYKIPFIENVQIFPRNILRWDGEPQRIPTGGEEKQLIWIDATARWRISDINQFYTAIKTMDRAYTRINAAIEPAVRGVIAKYPLLEIIRSSNNPIQRLSDGVLIPEEIKNNTTYKITKGRKVIENEIIKVSNNNTKDIGIEIVDVLIRKIGYDLSLIDSVHNRMISERQQIAEEQRSMGIAEQTKILGSIEKEKLKLLSEARAEAAKTKAEGDLTAAKIYENAYEKNVEFYKFWQALESYKITLKDKRKIFSTDMDFFKYLHTKK, encoded by the coding sequence ATGAAGCACATATTAAAATTCTTATTCTCCATTACCAAAATTTTAGCTTCTGTATTAATATTGGTATTAACACTATTAGCCATCGTACAACCAATCTATATATTAAAAGAAAATGAAATTTCAATTACTACAAGGCTTGGAAGAATTGAAAGAACTGAAAATACAGCAGGACTTAAATATAAAATCCCATTCATTGAAAATGTACAAATATTCCCCAGAAATATACTTAGATGGGATGGAGAACCTCAAAGAATCCCAACAGGAGGGGAAGAAAAGCAATTAATTTGGATAGACGCAACTGCTAGATGGAGAATTTCAGATATTAATCAATTCTATACCGCAATTAAAACAATGGACAGAGCTTATACAAGAATCAACGCTGCTATTGAGCCTGCCGTTAGAGGTGTTATCGCTAAATATCCTTTACTTGAAATCATAAGAAGCTCAAATAATCCAATCCAACGTCTATCTGATGGAGTTTTAATACCAGAAGAAATTAAAAATAACACAACATACAAAATCACAAAGGGTCGAAAAGTAATTGAAAATGAAATAATTAAAGTTTCTAATAACAATACAAAAGACATTGGAATTGAAATTGTAGATGTACTTATCAGAAAAATTGGTTATGATCTAAGTTTAATTGACTCTGTACATAACAGAATGATTTCAGAAAGGCAACAAATTGCAGAAGAGCAAAGAAGTATGGGAATCGCTGAGCAAACAAAAATCCTTGGTAGCATTGAAAAAGAAAAGTTAAAATTATTAAGCGAAGCAAGAGCTGAAGCAGCTAAAACTAAAGCTGAAGGAGACCTTACGGCTGCAAAAATTTACGAAAATGCTTATGAAAAAAATGTTGAATTTTACAAATTTTGGCAAGCACTAGAAAGTTATAAAATTACACTTAAAGATAAACGAAAAATATTTTCAACAGATATGGATTTTTTCAAATATTTACATACTAAAAAATAA
- the rsmD gene encoding 16S rRNA (guanine(966)-N(2))-methyltransferase RsmD: MHISAGKYKGWKITFPKTGSVRPVMAIVREAFFSIFFNQVLGSNFLDVFAGTGIMSLEALSRGAGLAHLVDYNRLSKNILIKNFEFVSEPYKFFFSKAEFFLKKNNLFYDIIYLDPPFKYSFKEDLLKIISRNESLKKDAKIIIHYPSRENLDDNILRLSRYDFRKYGGSRLDFFKVNSYV; encoded by the coding sequence GTGCATATAAGTGCAGGTAAATATAAGGGATGGAAAATTACTTTTCCTAAAACAGGTAGTGTGCGTCCTGTGATGGCTATTGTTAGAGAAGCCTTTTTTTCTATTTTTTTTAACCAGGTTTTAGGGTCAAATTTTCTTGATGTATTTGCAGGTACGGGGATAATGTCTCTTGAGGCTTTAAGTAGGGGAGCTGGTCTTGCTCATCTTGTTGATTATAATAGGCTTTCTAAGAATATTTTAATTAAGAATTTTGAGTTTGTAAGTGAACCTTACAAGTTTTTTTTCAGTAAGGCTGAATTTTTCCTTAAAAAGAATAATCTTTTTTATGATATTATTTATCTTGATCCGCCTTTTAAGTATTCTTTTAAAGAAGATTTGCTTAAAATAATATCGAGAAATGAAAGTTTAAAGAAAGATGCAAAAATTATTATTCATTATCCTTCGAGAGAAAATTTAGACGATAATATTTTAAGACTTTCTAGGTATGATTTTAGAAAATATGGGGGTTCAAGACTTGATTTTTTTAAGGTCAATTCTTATGTGTAG
- a CDS encoding UTP--glucose-1-phosphate uridylyltransferase, which yields MKGIILAAGYGTRFLPITKTIPKEMLPILNKPSIDYIIEEFTSSGIKEILIITSRRKGVLDNYFDRDVELETAFTKEYKKDLLEKIKIKDINISFIKQSAMMGTGHALLHAKPWIRTETVIVAYPDDLHIGNPSLTTQLIELHKKTGKNILSVIENPKDINRYGVVELHKDNIHVKNIVEKPKIGKEPSNKASIGRFLYTHEFFQYLEEGFKLHKKGEYHHIYALQKLMSENKVLYKKVEGERLDIGDVEGYLESIIKVAKRDDKLLQIIKESLKD from the coding sequence ATGAAAGGAATTATCTTAGCAGCAGGATACGGAACAAGATTTCTACCAATTACAAAAACTATTCCAAAGGAAATGCTGCCAATTTTAAACAAACCATCAATTGATTACATTATTGAAGAATTCACTAGTTCTGGAATCAAGGAAATATTAATAATAACTTCAAGGAGAAAAGGAGTTTTGGATAACTATTTTGACAGAGATGTTGAACTTGAGACTGCATTTACAAAAGAATACAAAAAAGATTTGCTAGAAAAAATTAAGATTAAAGATATTAATATTAGTTTTATAAAGCAAAGTGCAATGATGGGAACAGGTCATGCTTTATTACATGCAAAACCCTGGATAAGGACTGAAACTGTAATAGTTGCATATCCTGATGATTTACATATTGGAAATCCATCCTTAACAACACAACTAATAGAATTACACAAAAAAACTGGAAAAAACATATTATCTGTCATCGAAAATCCCAAAGACATTAATAGATATGGAGTAGTAGAATTACATAAAGACAACATTCATGTAAAAAATATCGTAGAAAAACCAAAAATTGGAAAAGAACCAAGCAATAAAGCATCTATTGGAAGATTCTTATACACACATGAATTTTTTCAATATTTAGAAGAAGGATTTAAACTTCACAAAAAAGGAGAATATCACCATATTTATGCTTTACAGAAATTGATGTCTGAGAACAAAGTATTATATAAAAAAGTAGAAGGCGAACGACTTGATATAGGTGATGTTGAAGGTTATTTAGAATCAATAATAAAAGTCGCAAAACGTGATGACAAATTACTACAAATTATCAAAGAATCACTAAAGGATTAA
- a CDS encoding BB_0208 family protein → MKILTKHQKFYDNLKILKKYINANIEEKILRYSILSKLYKLNEEEIITLIKVSKNYELQKNSTNTTLEEYYYEETQDKKVKNWLLEIIREKNLLHIQKETNFISKRPEITYKLNSTNFLKLIAIQNNKKYTQEKKELYKQLILNFSSNLKVDNLEPTIDILIAVKHRDKKKIKQILKYNQSFQRLFKSSLRKKQSRVIKIKKLLILTYWPVGCLSKSLFNKILTKTYRYIIDEVLTLKYDEILKYLRAIKTFSLNKIFYKGSNKNSNFNYFFSDFTQYTPKDFQNTLKTYISSLEKSATKQYLKWFFKDKVPNEWSDFIFAIKYIEKHKLINLNENIEDITMAKFKAEEFFVSFEKMNFNPYEDLKIFQNKHIQRTFLQNIIKYIKNNTKKIDTCGWIAFYIYADEDDKVKFSKNIKKFFKSKNNEIQNQIFVYFLSFYTKIDKKHFKFISEIMIQLDESKITVPEKIIKMQKTTLYNVNYHKSYIFIKSLILRTRVFKKILHKNIKLEEFKTETLLPAIYYLACYYKPDTLKKEKTIPIEQKEEIMKFIIFLNKEQNNFDFKTL, encoded by the coding sequence ATGAAGATATTAACAAAACATCAAAAGTTCTATGACAATCTTAAAATATTAAAAAAATACATAAACGCAAACATAGAAGAAAAAATTTTAAGGTATAGCATTTTATCAAAACTTTATAAACTCAATGAAGAAGAAATTATAACTCTTATCAAAGTAAGTAAAAATTACGAACTTCAAAAAAACTCAACAAATACCACACTTGAAGAATATTATTATGAAGAAACACAAGACAAAAAAGTCAAAAACTGGCTGCTAGAAATAATTAGAGAAAAAAATTTATTACACATACAAAAAGAAACAAATTTTATTAGCAAAAGACCTGAAATAACATACAAATTAAACTCAACCAATTTTCTCAAACTAATTGCAATACAAAATAATAAAAAATACACACAAGAAAAAAAAGAATTATATAAACAATTAATATTAAATTTCTCTAGTAATTTAAAAGTAGACAATTTAGAACCAACAATAGATATACTAATAGCCGTAAAACATAGAGACAAGAAAAAAATTAAACAAATATTAAAATACAATCAATCATTTCAAAGATTATTTAAATCAAGCTTAAGAAAAAAACAAAGTAGAGTAATTAAAATAAAAAAACTGCTTATTTTAACCTATTGGCCAGTAGGATGTCTATCTAAATCACTTTTCAACAAAATTTTAACAAAAACCTACAGATACATAATAGACGAAGTTTTAACCTTAAAGTACGATGAAATCCTAAAATACCTAAGAGCAATAAAAACTTTCAGTCTTAATAAAATTTTTTACAAAGGATCAAATAAAAATTCTAATTTTAACTATTTTTTCAGTGATTTTACACAATATACCCCAAAAGATTTCCAAAATACTTTAAAGACTTATATATCTTCACTTGAAAAATCTGCAACAAAACAATATCTAAAATGGTTTTTTAAAGACAAAGTACCAAATGAATGGTCAGACTTTATATTTGCAATTAAATATATTGAAAAACATAAGCTGATAAATTTAAATGAAAATATAGAAGATATTACCATGGCAAAATTTAAAGCAGAAGAGTTTTTTGTTTCGTTTGAAAAAATGAATTTCAACCCATATGAAGACTTAAAAATATTTCAAAACAAGCACATACAAAGAACATTCTTACAAAACATAATAAAATATATAAAAAACAATACAAAAAAAATAGATACATGCGGATGGATTGCATTTTACATATATGCAGATGAAGATGACAAGGTAAAATTTTCAAAGAATATAAAAAAATTTTTTAAGAGCAAAAATAACGAAATTCAAAATCAAATATTTGTCTACTTCCTATCTTTTTATACAAAAATTGATAAAAAACATTTTAAGTTCATATCAGAAATAATGATCCAACTTGATGAGAGTAAAATCACAGTACCTGAAAAAATAATAAAAATGCAAAAAACAACTCTCTACAATGTAAACTATCATAAATCATATATTTTCATCAAATCATTAATTTTAAGAACAAGAGTATTTAAAAAAATACTTCACAAAAATATTAAACTAGAAGAATTTAAAACTGAAACACTACTACCTGCCATATATTATCTTGCTTGTTATTATAAACCAGATACATTAAAAAAAGAAAAAACAATACCAATCGAACAAAAAGAAGAAATAATGAAATTTATCATATTCTTAAATAAAGAACAAAATAATTTTGACTTTAAAACGCTATGA